Proteins encoded within one genomic window of Mycolicibacterium aubagnense:
- a CDS encoding MMPL/RND family transporter yields the protein MKVRSGKGVFAGAFELLARVVLRRPWAVIGAWLLLVVALSVAVPPLMKLASDRNQELLPSNSAVMAATRDMTAAFHEPGIQNIALVVLTDENGLTKADEDVYRTLVDSLHRDTADVVMVQDFISQPPMREVLASKDNKAWFIPVGIRGELGSPESSEAYKRVVGIVDHTVGQDTAGSSLKYHMTGLTATVAEREQLGLRDLRVIETATIGMVLLILFVVYRNIVTILVPLATITVSQAAATQGVAALATWGLPISQQTVVFMSAMMIGAGVDYAVFLISRYHEYLRQGLDSDDAVARALTAIGKVIAASAATVAVTFLGMSFTSLKVFSTTGPALAVTIAVAFLSSITLLPAILTLVGRRGWARPRKELTSRFWHRSGINIVRRPVVHLVGSLVVLIALAAGVAWLHTSYDARTALPATAESNIGMAAIERHFPASVTAPQYLFVQSPHDLRTTKGLADLEQMAQRVAQLPDIAAVRGVTRPTGAPLEQATLSFQAGEIGDKLAEATNKITGSVDQREALVGGAGKLADSLATVRTQLTKTMGVMDSLNKSMASIKDQLESSQDFQDAQRELDAVRNSGDVPNIPPRSGSQNFQDMVAMADALLEQRKNNPNCDSDPDCAGQRDQLQRLSDGLHKMQPSLDAAAKALRSLGGSGGGSNPSGMKQNMASLQEGANALAEGSRKIAEGLRVLDDQTKQLGEGLSHASAFLLAMKLHASEPGAAGFYISPEILDNDKFKDLARVFMSPDGHSARYLVESKLNPYDTKAMDQVKAILAAAQGAQANTSLADAKIAMSGMTPYYAELRDYFNKDLRYIVLMTVVVVFLILVLLLRAVVAPLYLVGTVILSCLSSLGIGVIVLQILGGQPMAASTPGMAFIVLVAVGADYNMLLISRIRDESPHGIRSGVIRTVRSTGSVITSAGMIFAAPMFAMLFSSIGSMVQGGFIIGVGLLIDTLIVRTVTVPALAVLVGKYNWWPSRRSTVTP from the coding sequence GTGAAAGTTCGGTCGGGCAAGGGCGTGTTCGCCGGGGCTTTCGAGCTGCTGGCGCGGGTGGTGCTGCGTCGGCCGTGGGCGGTGATCGGCGCCTGGCTGCTGCTCGTCGTGGCGTTGTCGGTGGCCGTCCCGCCGTTGATGAAACTGGCCAGCGACCGCAACCAGGAACTGCTGCCGAGCAACTCGGCGGTGATGGCGGCGACGCGGGACATGACGGCGGCGTTCCACGAACCCGGAATCCAGAACATCGCGTTGGTGGTGCTCACCGACGAGAACGGCTTGACCAAAGCCGACGAGGACGTCTACCGCACCCTGGTCGACAGCCTGCACCGCGATACGGCCGACGTCGTGATGGTGCAGGACTTCATCTCCCAGCCGCCGATGCGAGAAGTGTTGGCCAGCAAGGACAACAAGGCCTGGTTCATCCCCGTCGGTATCCGTGGCGAGCTCGGGTCACCGGAATCCAGTGAGGCGTACAAGCGCGTCGTCGGCATCGTCGACCACACCGTCGGTCAAGACACAGCAGGCTCGTCGCTCAAGTACCACATGACGGGCCTGACCGCCACCGTCGCCGAACGTGAACAACTCGGGTTGCGTGATCTGCGGGTCATCGAGACAGCCACCATCGGCATGGTGCTGCTGATTCTCTTTGTGGTGTACCGCAATATCGTCACCATTCTGGTGCCGCTGGCGACCATCACGGTCTCGCAGGCCGCTGCGACGCAGGGGGTGGCGGCCCTGGCGACGTGGGGGCTGCCCATTTCGCAGCAGACCGTTGTCTTCATGAGCGCCATGATGATCGGCGCCGGCGTGGACTACGCCGTCTTCCTGATCAGCCGCTACCACGAATATCTCCGGCAGGGACTGGATTCCGACGATGCGGTGGCGCGGGCGCTGACCGCCATCGGCAAGGTGATCGCGGCGTCCGCGGCCACCGTCGCGGTGACGTTCCTGGGCATGAGTTTCACGAGCCTCAAGGTCTTTTCCACGACCGGTCCGGCACTGGCGGTCACGATCGCGGTCGCGTTCCTGTCGTCGATCACGCTGCTGCCGGCGATCCTGACGCTCGTGGGACGGCGCGGCTGGGCCAGGCCCCGGAAGGAACTCACCAGCCGCTTCTGGCACCGGTCCGGGATCAACATCGTGCGGCGCCCGGTGGTCCATCTGGTCGGCAGCCTGGTCGTGCTGATCGCGCTGGCCGCCGGGGTGGCGTGGTTGCACACCAGCTACGACGCCCGCACCGCGCTGCCTGCGACGGCCGAGAGCAACATCGGCATGGCCGCCATCGAGCGGCATTTCCCGGCGAGTGTGACGGCACCGCAATATCTTTTCGTCCAGTCGCCGCACGACCTGCGGACGACGAAAGGGCTGGCCGACCTCGAGCAGATGGCACAGCGCGTCGCGCAGTTGCCCGACATCGCGGCCGTCCGCGGCGTCACCCGGCCCACCGGTGCCCCGCTGGAACAGGCCACGCTGAGTTTCCAGGCCGGTGAGATCGGCGACAAACTCGCCGAGGCCACCAACAAGATCACCGGCAGCGTCGATCAACGCGAGGCCCTGGTCGGTGGGGCCGGCAAGCTCGCCGACAGCCTGGCTACCGTGCGCACCCAGCTGACCAAGACCATGGGCGTGATGGACAGCCTGAACAAGAGCATGGCGAGCATCAAAGACCAGCTGGAGAGTTCGCAGGACTTCCAGGACGCGCAGCGGGAATTGGATGCTGTGCGCAATTCCGGCGACGTGCCGAACATCCCGCCGCGCTCGGGTAGCCAGAATTTCCAGGACATGGTCGCCATGGCCGATGCACTGCTGGAGCAGCGGAAGAACAACCCCAACTGCGACAGTGATCCGGATTGCGCGGGCCAGCGGGACCAGCTGCAACGGCTGTCCGATGGCCTGCACAAGATGCAGCCCTCACTGGACGCGGCAGCGAAAGCCCTTCGGTCCCTTGGCGGGAGTGGTGGGGGCAGTAACCCGAGTGGGATGAAGCAGAACATGGCGTCCCTGCAGGAGGGTGCCAACGCGCTGGCCGAGGGCAGCCGGAAGATTGCCGAAGGGCTGCGTGTCCTCGATGACCAGACCAAACAGCTCGGCGAAGGCCTGTCACACGCCTCGGCGTTCCTGCTGGCGATGAAGCTGCACGCCTCCGAGCCGGGCGCGGCGGGCTTTTACATCTCGCCGGAAATCCTGGACAACGACAAATTCAAAGACCTGGCAAGGGTTTTCATGTCGCCGGATGGGCATTCGGCACGGTACCTGGTCGAGTCCAAGCTGAATCCGTATGACACCAAGGCCATGGACCAGGTCAAGGCGATCCTCGCGGCAGCACAAGGTGCGCAGGCCAATACGTCGCTGGCCGACGCGAAGATCGCGATGTCGGGCATGACCCCGTACTACGCGGAGCTGCGCGACTACTTCAACAAGGACCTGCGGTACATCGTGCTGATGACCGTCGTGGTGGTCTTCCTGATCCTGGTGCTGCTGCTGCGGGCCGTCGTCGCACCGCTGTATCTCGTTGGCACCGTGATTCTTTCGTGCCTGTCGTCCCTCGGTATCGGCGTCATCGTGTTGCAGATCCTCGGCGGTCAACCGATGGCGGCGAGCACGCCGGGTATGGCGTTCATCGTGTTGGTGGCGGTCGGCGCGGACTACAACATGCTGCTGATCTCACGGATCCGCGACGAATCCCCACATGGCATCCGATCCGGCGTCATCCGCACCGTACGGAGCACCGGCAGCGTGATCACCTCTGCCGGCATGATTTTCGCCGCACCGATGTTCGCCATGCTGTTCAGCAGCATCGGCTCCATGGTGCAGGGCGGCTTCATCATCGGCGTCGGCCTGCTGATCGACACCCTGATCGTGCGCACCGTCACGGTGCCGGCGCTGGCCGTGCTGGTCGGCAAGTACAACTGGTGGCCGTCGCGTCGGTCGACCGTTACGCCGTGA